In Rhodospirillaceae bacterium, the genomic window CAGCCAACAGCGCCACGATCCAGCCTTCGTGATCACTGGTGTCGTCCTGTTCTTCCTGCTTCTTCAGCGCGGCGTCCATCAAGGCCGAAATCTTTTGGTATCTTTCCAGCCCCAGCCGCCGTTTCACGCGCATAAGACTTTGAGTTAAATAATCGACAAACAGCTCAAACCCATTGTCTGGATGCGCCTCCAGGAACTCCTGCGTCATTTCAATGACATACTCCCGCAAGATGCATTGCACCCGGTCCGCCACCGGCATTTCCACGATCGCCACATCAGCCGCGCGCATTTTATCGTAGAAATCTTTTGGGATTGTACTGGGGCCAATCGACTGGCTTTCATCTTCGACGATTAAAGTGCGGCCTTGAAAGGCGTGGCGCTTCTGCAGCAATTCAATGCCGAGAGCGTTCTCAAAATCAATTTGTGACGGCACACCGGAAACCCTGTAGCCAAAGCTTGAGCCGCGATGATTGGCATGACCTTCCAAATCGATGCTGAAGTCGACGGCATTGACCAGGGCCGTCTTCCGGGTGCCCGTCTTGCCGCCGATCCGGATGATCGGCACTTCTGCCGCCGCCTTATCAATTGTGTCGATCAACAGCCGCCGGAGCGCCTTGAACCCACCATCGATCAAGGGCACATCGACCCCTGCTTCATGCATCCATTGTCGGGCATAATTGGACCGCATGCCGCCGCGCCAGCAATACATGT contains:
- the mnmH gene encoding tRNA 2-selenouridine(34) synthase MnmH — encoded protein: MLDHIVRSEEFRDLFLAHTPFLDVRAEVEFAKGGFPTSKNIPILNDDERQLVGTCYKQKGREAAVELGHKLVAGDTKDQRIQAWCDFAKANANTHMYCWRGGMRSNYARQWMHEAGVDVPLIDGGFKALRRLLIDTIDKAAAEVPIIRIGGKTGTRKTALVNAVDFSIDLEGHANHRGSSFGYRVSGVPSQIDFENALGIELLQKRHAFQGRTLIVEDESQSIGPSTIPKDFYDKMRAADVAIVEMPVADRVQCILREYVIEMTQEFLEAHPDNGFELFVDYLTQSLMRVKRRLGLERYQKISALMDAALKKQEEQDDTSDHEGWIVALLADYYDPMCEYQLGKQSDKIIFHGSYDEVLEWAKERSLL